In Feifania hominis, the following are encoded in one genomic region:
- a CDS encoding MGDG synthase family glycosyltransferase, producing the protein MRGLLLTGRFGGGHRSVCRALEDELAHRGIEMESVDLLEYSLPHASALLYGGYARMAAHMSALCRLYSRFNDRHLRDVPAPLPGFFAARLYELCCEKRPDFLLSVLPLCSQIASQMKRRYGSDVTLVSCVTDISDNAEWINTGTDCYLVGSESVREALVRKGVRAQDILPAGIPVRRGFSPAAYRVSDGESRLLVMGGADGCLPRGMGFYQQLAALPGVRTTVLTGGNRVLYRKLQGRFATIEAVEYTDDVAHYMRRSDAILTKPGGVSVFEAIRVNCPLLLLPAKLSQERANAAFVESRRMGRVLSAGGAAIAAQIGAVLSEGETLRGMRENMRAFSSGLDGAAFDALLARPIICFTPVAPQEGAAIGRVWNAGRI; encoded by the coding sequence ATGAGGGGACTGCTTCTGACCGGTCGCTTCGGCGGCGGACACCGCTCGGTCTGTCGGGCGCTCGAGGACGAGCTCGCACACCGGGGCATTGAGATGGAGAGCGTCGATCTGCTCGAGTACAGCCTGCCGCACGCAAGCGCGCTGCTCTATGGCGGCTATGCGCGCATGGCGGCCCACATGAGCGCGCTGTGCCGCCTTTACAGCCGTTTCAACGACCGGCATCTGCGCGATGTGCCGGCGCCGCTGCCGGGCTTTTTCGCGGCCAGGCTCTATGAGCTCTGCTGCGAGAAGCGGCCCGACTTTCTCCTGTCGGTGCTGCCGCTGTGCTCGCAGATCGCCTCGCAGATGAAGCGGCGCTATGGGAGCGACGTCACCCTCGTCAGCTGTGTGACCGACATCAGCGACAATGCCGAGTGGATCAACACCGGCACTGACTGCTACCTGGTCGGCAGCGAATCGGTGCGGGAGGCCCTGGTGCGCAAGGGCGTGCGCGCGCAGGATATTCTGCCCGCGGGGATTCCGGTGCGCCGGGGCTTTTCTCCGGCGGCATACCGGGTATCGGACGGGGAGAGCCGACTGCTTGTCATGGGCGGCGCCGATGGGTGTCTGCCGCGCGGTATGGGTTTTTACCAGCAGCTCGCGGCGCTGCCCGGCGTGCGCACAACCGTGCTCACGGGGGGCAACCGCGTCCTCTATCGAAAGCTTCAGGGGCGCTTTGCGACGATCGAAGCGGTGGAATACACCGACGATGTGGCGCATTATATGAGACGCTCGGACGCCATTTTGACAAAGCCCGGCGGGGTGAGCGTATTTGAGGCGATCCGTGTCAACTGTCCGCTGCTTCTGCTGCCGGCAAAGCTGTCGCAGGAGCGCGCAAACGCCGCCTTTGTCGAGAGCCGCCGTATGGGCAGAGTGCTCTCGGCCGGCGGCGCTGCGATTGCGGCGCAGATCGGCGCCGTGCTCAGCGAGGGGGAGACTCTTCGCGGCATGCGCGAGAACATGAGAGCTTTTTCAAGCGGCCTTGACGGCGCGGCGTTTGACGCGCTCCTGGCAAGACCGATCATCTGTTTTACACCGGTCGCTCCTCAAGAGGGCGCGGCGATAGGGAGGGTATGGAATGCAGGCAGAATCTGA
- a CDS encoding lysylphosphatidylglycerol synthase transmembrane domain-containing protein, with protein MQAESERVERPRQIGWLTVMLALVALTLWWLFRDASPGDLRGLVVRPRFLLLGLAAMGVNLCCEALSNRSVLATLGERVGLLRCVKYSFIGYYFSAITPSSTGGQPAQVYYMHRDGIRVSRSAVSLLTLSIVYQMSLLGFGVGSFVLFHFVLGGEVGLLKYPMIVSAGTNVLIVAAMLTCAVSERAAQRLVSGAIGLLAKLRLVRDASGLRARAAVQIGEFHQGFVHMRRNGGVVAGVFVRTFIQLAALYSVPYFVFRAFGLSGKSLFAFVVVQAVLTMGGLGTAAAGLGGRRRGGRTAALWNALSGGVCGGGGARLAHDQLLCRRRRQRRGVHRRPASAAAPGKACSVKMQHGSAGLSRNRKALFSSLPGLNEKALLWEK; from the coding sequence ATGCAGGCAGAATCTGAGCGTGTGGAGCGCCCGCGTCAAATCGGCTGGCTCACAGTGATGCTGGCGCTTGTGGCGCTGACGCTCTGGTGGCTCTTTCGGGACGCCTCGCCGGGAGATCTGCGCGGCCTGGTGGTAAGGCCCCGCTTTCTTCTTTTGGGCCTTGCCGCCATGGGAGTCAATCTCTGCTGCGAGGCGCTGAGCAACCGAAGTGTCCTTGCGACTCTCGGCGAGCGGGTGGGCCTGCTTCGCTGTGTCAAATACTCATTTATCGGCTATTATTTCAGCGCCATCACTCCATCCTCCACGGGCGGCCAGCCGGCGCAGGTCTACTACATGCACCGCGACGGCATTCGGGTCTCCCGGTCGGCGGTGAGTCTTCTGACGCTGTCGATAGTCTACCAGATGTCGCTGCTCGGCTTCGGTGTCGGCTCCTTTGTTCTCTTTCACTTTGTGCTCGGGGGAGAGGTGGGGCTGCTCAAATACCCCATGATTGTCAGCGCCGGCACCAACGTCTTAATCGTCGCGGCCATGCTCACCTGTGCCGTGTCCGAACGGGCGGCGCAGAGGCTTGTCAGCGGCGCCATCGGCCTGCTTGCGAAGCTGAGACTGGTTCGCGATGCGTCGGGACTGCGCGCAAGGGCAGCCGTCCAGATCGGCGAGTTTCACCAGGGCTTTGTCCACATGCGCCGAAACGGCGGCGTTGTGGCCGGCGTATTTGTGCGCACGTTTATTCAGCTCGCCGCGCTCTACAGCGTGCCCTATTTTGTGTTTCGCGCTTTCGGCCTCTCGGGCAAAAGTCTGTTTGCCTTTGTGGTGGTGCAGGCCGTGCTGACCATGGGGGGTCTCGGCACTGCCGCTGCCGGGCTCGGTGGGCGCCGCCGAGGCGGGCGCACTGCTGCTCTATGGAATGCTCTTTCCGGCGGAGTATGTGGCGGCGGGGGCGCTCGCCTCGCGCATGATCAGCTTCTATGTCGTCGTCGCCGTCAGCGGCGCGGTGTGCATCGCCGCCCAGCTTCTGCTGCTGCGCCGGGCAAGGCGTGTTCGGTAAAAATGCAACATGGCTCTGCGGGCCTTTCGAGAAATCGAAAGGCCCTTTTTTCGTCTCTGCCCGGGCTGAATGAAAAGGCGCTTCTCTGGGAAAAATAG
- a CDS encoding GH36-type glycosyl hydrolase domain-containing protein, translating to MPRQEAFYYEYGERCALSLTQSGSVGPERAKAAAREALAGIGRYYRAIADRPETKPLSGAQEWIVDNYYLIENELKWSLHELRCIGRLPAVTGEHDSREPAAFVLARLYAGAEGPIGERGSAAYLDGAQSARVLAGDELWAFPVFLKVALGVRIAEYCALLKNPAAQPDTPAVARSVMQYCIEGLRALRSFDMVVVYEQISRTEQLLRRDPAGIYSKMDDRSRQTLRARVAERARREGISEVELMQRVLAQAQQGSDERHRHVGWYLTQRKDPRRTLSRYLTALWAAPLILTPVLIMLCGWVLGGLLFLPLFELNKLLVEYALTKFTPGTYLLRMDLHRGIPDEGRTLVVVTALLTDRDSADELLGRLARFARSNPDRNLRFGLLVDLKDAAAEHSDEDAALAAYVCGKIEALNADSEGEPFLLLYRGRTYSPEQNAYMGWERKRGALVELARLLRGEPSGVRVLAGDRLRLDGIKYVLTLDSDTELRIDAARELVSILLHPVNRAEIEDGRVVRGYGVLQPRIGTLLEAANQSPFTRIMAGHGGLDIYSNAVSDVYQDLFGEGIFCGKGIFDVDAFYTLLNHAFPEQRILSHDLIEGSFLRCGLVTDVTLYDGHPARVTSYFDRLHRWIRGDFQLLPYLRRTIVNGRGERVRNPINPLSKVKILDNLRRPLTVVSAVLAVLFAGLGGGDHANFALTIYFLAFALPLFTTVSELFVEGEFGLLRRRYRSGVTNGPLATALRVLLQLVLSAYQARVSLDAVVRTLYRLWVSKKNLLSWVTAAQSDRKNTGTFAAVLRRMWPELAVGALLALVSPYPLFRLLGVLWALSPFVAWRVSRVEKDERRGEPDRQRLETYAREMWEFFARFMTEENNYLPPDNFQQVPHPVVARRTSPTNIGMGLLALLAAADFGFVSAGELYHRLVRSLDAIDRLPKWRGHLYNWYDIGDLTVLHPAYVSAVDSGNFISALIALRQGLGEYVRDCAELSGCAERIGRMIDDTRFDVFYDEREQLFRIGYDAENESMSDNCYDLLMSEARALSYIAVARREVPVKHWFALGRNLVEDDRYLGLASWTGTAFEYLMPAIFLPVVRYSLTDEAIDFALYEQRKLGARRRVPWGVSESGYYDFDNAFNFQYRAFGVPKLALKRGMERDNVVAPYATFLSLPFTPKRAYENLDRLEALGARGEFGFFEAVDFTPERTDRRELVKSFMAHHVGMSLAAVDNAAFDNRMQRRFMADPAMAAARELLEEKLPVGPAKLADRPARQESAPRVRRRQDDALHCEGYDLDRLRCGVLSNGALTLVDTDAGLGFLRFRERMLLRFRQEKSNPFGAFFLVRAGGSVFSLTPAPLYQDRVEYASAFSCGSITHSAKHRGWTGELKSTLLADSAAVIYEIGVRRQGRAAESCELLFYAEPTLNAQSAEAAHPAFSNLSIETHYDERRRILYYRRRPRAEGEGELWMAAALRDSRREFLFETRRERLLPRLSRGEDLTALFERKFSGDTGTPLDAACAIRLTLSAQDRGSAALILAAGETREQCEQAVSAARQASFAGAAGVLAEHTRMLRRRCGATGEQEKLMAALLPKLIWEDHTSSRRVEAIEKNTLSQSGLWKYGVSGDNPILLLELGEPQQLERAEPYFRLHALAGAMGIAFDLVVLYAEAGDYHRPFYNALKELLRKTGQSGALGDFAGVHLINTEGMEDAYRTLFYAAAALSRELDAPGNETQPEELEDATPPHLTARRDRKKSAKPTVTVHGDRVEIRPSGVPHAPYGWMLANRTFGTMVSDRAILYSFAYNARENKLSPWSGDALREAGEYLLLEMDGERWDLLACSSRAEFSPGAAQYETKCGGITAKITVCVPEDCCAKVCDVELTSDAEHTVRLLYNFRPVLGVDARHAMFVSSERRGETLIMKNPYNSVYPGEMGFLSARSKGGGLHFERGFESGVSAVVTRKLPGKKSEKIRYVLGVARSERELLRSVEELMRREDVAAHTRRESRELLGALEVSTPDADIDALVNTLLPYQTIASRIRGRTGFYQCGGAYGFRDQLQDCANMALQLPQELKVHILRCAAHQFVEGDVQHWWHPLPQQPGMGHPGVRTRCSDDMLWLPWAVCEYLDHTADWDILDIRVPYLDAAPLKPGEQERYFTPRRSELRESLYEHCVRAIAACDKSGAHGMTLIRGGDWNDGMNRVGTETEGESVWLTWFLSMVLRRFAALTERRGGDAGYYTARAQELCAAVQSSGYNGSWYLRGFYADGTPLGEPGAGECEIDLITQAFAVLASDGRPERCQSAMGEAWERLFDREAGIIKLLWPPFADGPHDPGYIRGYGPGLRENGGQYTHGAVWGAMGVYALGDAQRGFEMVQALNPLRRAEKEISLANYRVEPYVIAADVYANPDHYARGGWTWYTGSAGWYYTLLTRVLLGLRMSGGKIWFSPALPRGWEGFRLRVRLGSKTAEVECRRGEDAGVYLDGQRMDGPFAFSDGAKIKLIL from the coding sequence GTGCCAAGACAAGAGGCTTTTTACTATGAATACGGCGAGAGGTGCGCTCTCTCGCTGACACAGAGCGGCAGCGTGGGGCCCGAGCGGGCAAAGGCCGCAGCGAGGGAGGCACTGGCGGGTATCGGGCGGTACTACCGCGCCATTGCGGACCGGCCCGAGACGAAGCCGCTCTCCGGCGCGCAGGAGTGGATCGTCGACAACTACTATCTGATTGAAAATGAACTCAAATGGTCGCTGCACGAGCTGCGCTGCATCGGGCGGCTGCCCGCCGTCACGGGGGAGCACGATAGCCGCGAGCCGGCGGCCTTTGTGCTTGCGCGGCTCTATGCCGGGGCGGAGGGGCCGATCGGGGAGCGCGGGAGCGCGGCCTATCTTGACGGCGCCCAGTCAGCGCGTGTGCTGGCGGGGGATGAGCTCTGGGCCTTTCCGGTGTTTTTGAAAGTGGCGCTCGGAGTGCGCATCGCCGAGTACTGCGCGCTGCTGAAAAACCCCGCGGCGCAGCCCGATACCCCTGCGGTGGCGCGCAGCGTGATGCAGTACTGCATCGAGGGGCTGCGCGCTCTGCGCAGCTTTGATATGGTGGTGGTCTATGAGCAGATCAGCCGCACCGAGCAGCTTCTGCGCCGGGATCCTGCCGGAATTTACTCTAAAATGGACGACCGCTCCAGACAGACTCTGCGCGCCCGGGTGGCAGAGCGCGCAAGGCGCGAGGGCATATCGGAGGTGGAGCTGATGCAGCGCGTTCTCGCGCAGGCGCAGCAGGGGTCGGACGAGCGGCACCGGCACGTCGGCTGGTATCTCACACAGCGAAAGGACCCGCGCAGAACACTCTCGCGCTATCTGACGGCGCTCTGGGCAGCTCCTTTGATTCTCACACCGGTACTGATTATGCTCTGCGGCTGGGTGTTGGGCGGACTTCTGTTTTTGCCGCTGTTTGAGCTCAACAAGCTGCTTGTGGAGTATGCACTGACAAAGTTCACACCGGGCACCTACCTGCTTCGCATGGATTTGCACCGCGGCATCCCGGACGAGGGCAGAACCCTCGTCGTCGTGACGGCGCTTCTCACCGACCGGGACTCGGCTGACGAGTTGCTCGGACGCCTTGCGCGCTTTGCGCGCTCAAACCCCGATCGAAATCTTCGCTTTGGCCTGCTTGTCGATCTCAAGGACGCAGCGGCCGAGCACAGCGACGAGGATGCGGCGCTCGCCGCATATGTCTGCGGAAAAATCGAGGCGCTCAACGCCGACAGCGAGGGCGAGCCCTTTTTGCTGCTCTACCGCGGGCGGACCTATTCGCCGGAGCAGAATGCCTACATGGGGTGGGAGCGCAAGCGCGGCGCTCTGGTGGAGCTCGCGCGGCTGCTGCGCGGCGAGCCGTCGGGCGTGCGGGTGCTGGCGGGCGACAGGCTTCGCCTTGACGGGATCAAATACGTATTGACGCTCGACAGCGACACCGAGCTGCGCATTGACGCCGCGCGTGAGCTCGTGTCCATCCTGCTGCACCCGGTCAACCGCGCCGAGATAGAAGACGGCCGCGTCGTGCGGGGCTACGGCGTGCTGCAGCCGCGCATCGGCACACTGCTCGAGGCGGCAAACCAGAGCCCTTTCACCCGCATCATGGCCGGTCATGGAGGACTGGACATCTACTCGAACGCCGTCAGCGACGTCTACCAGGACCTGTTCGGCGAGGGCATCTTCTGCGGCAAGGGTATCTTCGATGTGGACGCGTTTTACACGCTTCTCAACCACGCCTTTCCCGAACAGCGCATTCTCAGCCACGACCTGATTGAGGGCAGTTTTCTGCGCTGCGGGCTGGTCACGGACGTGACGCTCTACGACGGGCATCCCGCCAGAGTGACCTCCTACTTCGACCGGCTTCACCGGTGGATCCGCGGCGACTTTCAGCTGCTGCCCTACCTGCGCCGCACCATTGTCAACGGGCGTGGCGAGCGGGTGAGAAACCCCATCAACCCCCTGTCAAAAGTCAAGATTCTCGACAACCTGCGCCGTCCGCTGACGGTGGTATCCGCGGTTCTGGCGGTGCTGTTTGCGGGTCTCGGCGGGGGAGATCACGCCAATTTTGCGCTCACGATCTATTTTCTCGCGTTTGCGCTGCCGCTTTTCACAACCGTGTCAGAGCTCTTTGTAGAGGGGGAATTCGGCCTGCTGCGCCGCCGTTACCGCAGCGGCGTGACAAACGGCCCGCTCGCCACCGCTTTGAGAGTTCTGCTCCAGCTGGTTCTGTCGGCCTACCAGGCGCGCGTCTCGCTCGACGCTGTGGTGCGCACTCTCTACCGGCTGTGGGTGTCAAAGAAAAACCTGCTCAGTTGGGTGACGGCGGCCCAGAGCGACAGAAAAAACACAGGGACATTCGCCGCAGTCCTGCGGCGAATGTGGCCGGAGCTCGCTGTCGGGGCGCTTCTGGCGCTGGTGTCGCCCTACCCGCTCTTTCGCCTGCTCGGGGTGCTGTGGGCCCTCTCGCCGTTTGTCGCGTGGCGGGTCAGCCGTGTGGAGAAAGACGAGCGCCGCGGCGAGCCCGACCGGCAGCGGCTGGAGACCTACGCGAGGGAGATGTGGGAGTTCTTCGCCCGCTTTATGACCGAGGAGAACAACTATCTCCCCCCGGACAATTTTCAGCAGGTGCCCCATCCGGTGGTCGCGCGGCGGACCTCGCCGACCAACATCGGCATGGGGCTTCTGGCGCTGCTCGCGGCGGCCGACTTCGGCTTTGTTTCAGCCGGTGAGCTCTACCACAGGCTGGTGCGCTCGCTCGACGCCATCGACCGGCTGCCGAAGTGGCGCGGCCATCTCTACAACTGGTATGACATCGGCGATCTCACCGTGCTGCACCCGGCCTATGTATCGGCGGTGGACAGCGGGAATTTCATCTCGGCGCTCATCGCCCTGCGGCAGGGACTCGGGGAGTACGTCCGCGATTGCGCAGAGCTCTCCGGCTGCGCTGAGCGCATCGGGCGTATGATTGACGACACCCGCTTCGACGTCTTCTATGACGAGAGGGAACAGCTCTTTCGCATCGGCTACGACGCCGAAAACGAGAGCATGAGCGACAATTGCTATGACCTTTTGATGAGTGAGGCGCGTGCGCTGAGCTACATCGCCGTCGCCCGGCGGGAGGTTCCGGTGAAGCACTGGTTTGCACTCGGGCGAAACCTCGTCGAGGACGACCGCTACCTCGGCCTCGCCTCCTGGACCGGCACAGCCTTTGAGTATCTGATGCCGGCGATTTTTCTGCCGGTGGTGCGCTACTCGCTCACGGACGAGGCCATTGATTTCGCGCTCTATGAACAGCGCAAGCTGGGCGCGCGCCGCAGGGTGCCGTGGGGCGTCTCAGAGAGCGGCTACTATGACTTCGACAACGCGTTCAACTTTCAGTACCGCGCGTTCGGCGTGCCGAAGCTCGCGCTCAAGCGGGGCATGGAGCGAGACAACGTGGTCGCGCCCTACGCGACCTTTTTGAGCCTGCCTTTCACGCCGAAGAGGGCCTATGAGAATCTGGACCGGCTCGAGGCGCTCGGCGCGCGCGGTGAATTCGGTTTCTTTGAGGCGGTCGACTTCACCCCCGAGCGGACCGACCGGCGGGAGCTGGTCAAGAGCTTTATGGCCCACCACGTCGGCATGAGCCTCGCGGCGGTTGACAATGCGGCTTTTGACAACCGCATGCAGCGGCGCTTCATGGCGGACCCCGCGATGGCCGCGGCGAGAGAACTGCTTGAGGAAAAGCTGCCGGTGGGTCCTGCGAAGCTCGCCGACCGACCGGCGCGGCAGGAGAGCGCTCCGCGTGTCCGCCGCCGGCAGGACGACGCGCTGCACTGCGAGGGGTATGACCTGGACCGGCTGCGCTGCGGGGTGCTCTCAAACGGCGCGCTGACATTGGTCGACACCGACGCGGGTCTCGGATTTCTTCGCTTCAGAGAGCGGATGCTGCTGCGCTTTCGGCAGGAGAAGAGCAACCCCTTCGGCGCCTTTTTCCTCGTGCGCGCGGGCGGCTCGGTGTTCTCGCTGACGCCCGCCCCGCTCTACCAGGACCGGGTGGAGTATGCGAGCGCCTTCTCCTGCGGCAGCATCACGCACAGCGCGAAGCACCGCGGATGGACGGGGGAGCTCAAAAGCACGCTGCTCGCCGACAGCGCCGCGGTGATCTATGAGATCGGCGTGCGGCGGCAGGGCCGGGCGGCGGAGTCCTGCGAGCTGCTCTTTTACGCCGAGCCGACGCTCAATGCCCAGAGTGCCGAGGCCGCCCACCCGGCATTCTCCAATCTCAGCATTGAGACCCACTACGATGAGCGCCGGCGCATTCTCTACTACCGCCGTCGGCCTCGCGCCGAGGGGGAGGGAGAGCTGTGGATGGCGGCGGCGCTGCGCGACAGCCGCCGGGAGTTTCTCTTTGAGACACGGCGCGAGCGGCTGCTGCCGCGCCTCTCGCGGGGGGAGGACCTGACGGCTCTCTTTGAGCGAAAATTCTCCGGTGACACGGGAACTCCGCTCGACGCAGCCTGTGCGATCCGCCTGACTCTCTCGGCGCAGGATCGCGGCTCGGCCGCGCTGATTCTGGCGGCGGGCGAGACGCGCGAGCAGTGTGAGCAGGCGGTCAGCGCCGCGCGCCAGGCGAGCTTTGCGGGGGCGGCCGGCGTTCTCGCGGAGCATACGCGCATGCTGCGCCGGCGCTGCGGGGCCACGGGCGAGCAGGAGAAGCTCATGGCGGCGCTTCTGCCGAAGCTCATCTGGGAGGATCACACAAGCAGCCGCCGGGTGGAGGCAATTGAAAAAAACACGCTCTCCCAGAGCGGGCTGTGGAAGTACGGCGTCTCGGGAGACAACCCGATTCTGCTTTTGGAACTCGGCGAGCCGCAGCAGCTCGAGCGGGCCGAACCCTACTTTCGGCTGCATGCGCTCGCGGGCGCGATGGGCATTGCGTTTGATCTCGTCGTGCTCTACGCCGAGGCGGGAGACTACCACAGGCCGTTTTACAATGCGCTCAAGGAACTGCTCAGAAAGACCGGCCAATCGGGCGCGCTCGGCGATTTCGCAGGGGTGCATCTGATCAACACCGAGGGCATGGAGGACGCGTACCGCACACTCTTTTACGCGGCCGCTGCGCTCTCGCGCGAGCTTGACGCTCCCGGAAACGAGACACAGCCGGAGGAACTTGAGGATGCGACGCCGCCCCATCTGACAGCGCGGCGCGATCGAAAAAAGTCCGCCAAGCCCACCGTGACGGTGCACGGCGACCGAGTGGAAATCCGCCCGAGCGGCGTGCCCCATGCGCCCTACGGATGGATGCTGGCAAACCGGACATTCGGCACCATGGTGAGCGACCGGGCGATTCTCTACAGCTTCGCCTACAACGCCCGCGAGAACAAACTCTCGCCCTGGAGCGGCGACGCGCTGCGCGAGGCGGGGGAGTATCTGCTGCTGGAGATGGATGGCGAGCGGTGGGATCTGCTCGCCTGCAGCAGCCGGGCGGAATTCTCGCCGGGCGCCGCGCAATATGAGACGAAATGCGGCGGCATCACCGCCAAAATCACCGTATGTGTGCCGGAGGACTGCTGCGCCAAGGTCTGCGACGTGGAGCTGACAAGCGACGCCGAGCACACGGTTCGCCTGCTGTACAACTTCCGCCCGGTGCTGGGAGTGGACGCCCGGCACGCCATGTTTGTCAGCAGCGAGCGCAGAGGGGAGACGCTGATTATGAAAAATCCGTACAACTCGGTCTATCCCGGTGAGATGGGCTTTTTATCGGCCCGTTCAAAGGGCGGCGGCCTGCACTTTGAGCGGGGCTTTGAGAGCGGGGTGAGCGCCGTTGTCACCCGAAAGCTGCCCGGGAAAAAGAGCGAGAAAATCCGCTATGTTCTCGGCGTGGCGCGAAGCGAACGGGAACTGCTGCGCTCGGTGGAGGAGCTTATGCGCCGCGAAGATGTCGCGGCGCACACCCGCCGGGAGAGCCGGGAGCTGCTCGGCGCGCTCGAGGTGTCGACGCCCGACGCCGACATCGACGCGCTGGTGAACACGCTGCTGCCCTACCAGACCATCGCCTCGCGCATCCGGGGGCGTACGGGCTTCTACCAGTGCGGCGGGGCATACGGCTTTCGCGACCAGCTGCAGGACTGTGCCAACATGGCGCTGCAGCTGCCGCAGGAGCTCAAGGTCCACATTCTGCGCTGTGCCGCCCACCAGTTTGTCGAGGGCGATGTGCAGCACTGGTGGCATCCGCTGCCCCAGCAGCCGGGCATGGGGCACCCGGGCGTGCGCACGCGGTGCAGCGACGACATGCTCTGGCTGCCCTGGGCGGTGTGCGAGTATCTCGACCACACCGCCGACTGGGACATTCTCGACATCAGGGTGCCCTACCTTGACGCGGCGCCTCTGAAGCCCGGCGAGCAGGAGCGCTACTTTACCCCGCGGCGCAGCGAACTGCGCGAGAGCCTCTACGAGCACTGCGTGCGGGCCATTGCGGCCTGCGACAAAAGCGGCGCGCACGGGATGACGCTCATCCGCGGCGGCGACTGGAACGACGGGATGAACCGCGTCGGAACCGAGACCGAGGGCGAGAGCGTCTGGCTGACCTGGTTTCTCAGCATGGTGCTGCGCCGCTTTGCGGCGCTCACCGAACGCCGGGGCGGCGACGCGGGCTACTACACCGCCCGGGCGCAGGAGCTGTGCGCGGCCGTACAGAGCAGCGGCTACAACGGCAGCTGGTATCTTCGCGGCTTCTATGCCGACGGCACGCCGCTCGGCGAGCCGGGCGCCGGCGAGTGCGAAATCGATCTGATCACGCAGGCGTTTGCGGTGCTCGCTTCGGACGGGAGACCCGAGCGGTGCCAAAGCGCCATGGGCGAGGCCTGGGAGCGGCTCTTTGACCGCGAGGCGGGTATCATCAAGCTGCTCTGGCCGCCCTTTGCCGACGGCCCGCATGACCCGGGCTACATCCGCGGCTACGGGCCGGGTCTGCGTGAGAACGGCGGGCAGTACACCCACGGCGCGGTCTGGGGCGCGATGGGCGTGTACGCGCTCGGCGACGCGCAGCGCGGCTTTGAGATGGTGCAGGCGCTCAACCCTCTGCGCCGGGCGGAAAAGGAGATCTCCCTTGCCAACTACCGGGTGGAGCCCTATGTGATTGCGGCTGATGTCTACGCGAATCCCGACCACTACGCCCGCGGAGGATGGACCTGGTACACAGGGTCGGCGGGCTGGTACTACACGCTGCTGACAAGAGTTCTTCTGGGGCTTCGCATGAGCGGCGGGAAGATCTGGTTTTCCCCCGCGCTGCCGCGCGGGTGGGAGGGCTTTCGTCTGCGCGTGCGCCTCGGCAGCAAGACGGCCGAGGTCGAATGCCGCCGCGGGGAGGATGCCGGTGTCTATCTTGACGGCCAGCGTATGGACGGCCCGTTCGCCTTTTCCGACGGGGCGAAAATCAAACTCATCCTGTGA
- the yfmF gene encoding EF-P 5-aminopentanol modification-associated protein YfmF, with protein MEFERRAIAPGVHCNVIGTDKFKTNTIGVQFVSTLSEQEASKNALVPYVLVRGCERYPDMTELNRYLESLYGASLSVNIQKRGDRQIAGFYLTLLADRYALGGEPLLESAADFVLELIFRPLMRDGAFDEQIVAKEKKNLIDRIDAQINDKRRYALRRTYEVMCQGEAFAVNEYGERSRIEELTGAELYGHYRDMLQTANLEFFVIGQNGGAIAKKLAGAFAGRQRSPRALPPTRVTAAAGSPRETTDEMAVAQGKLCLGFRTGGVSFGSEDYPALVMFSGIYGATPVSKLFMNVREKLSLCYYCSSLLEKHKGLMLVNSGVEVENAGRAREEILAQLDAVRRGDFTEEEFAAARKAMENTYRSSADFPHTLADWYLGCVLAGCEMSLDDAAAALGRVTRDDVIRVAQSVTLDTIYFLRGTSKEVG; from the coding sequence ATGGAATTTGAACGCAGGGCCATTGCGCCCGGTGTCCACTGCAATGTCATAGGGACCGACAAATTTAAGACCAATACCATCGGGGTGCAGTTTGTGAGCACCCTCAGCGAGCAGGAGGCCTCGAAAAACGCCCTGGTGCCCTACGTGCTGGTGCGCGGCTGCGAGCGCTACCCGGATATGACCGAACTCAACCGCTATCTGGAGAGCCTCTACGGCGCGAGCCTCTCGGTCAACATCCAAAAGCGCGGCGACCGGCAGATTGCCGGCTTCTATCTGACGCTGCTCGCCGACCGGTACGCGCTCGGCGGGGAGCCTCTGCTCGAGAGCGCGGCGGACTTTGTGCTGGAGCTGATCTTCCGGCCCCTGATGCGAGACGGCGCTTTTGATGAGCAGATTGTCGCAAAGGAGAAGAAGAATCTCATCGACCGCATCGACGCCCAGATCAACGACAAGCGGCGCTATGCGCTGCGCCGCACCTACGAGGTGATGTGCCAGGGCGAGGCGTTCGCGGTCAACGAGTACGGCGAGCGCTCGCGCATCGAGGAGCTCACGGGCGCGGAGCTCTACGGTCACTACCGGGACATGCTTCAGACGGCAAATCTGGAGTTCTTTGTCATCGGACAAAACGGCGGGGCAATTGCGAAAAAGCTTGCCGGCGCTTTCGCCGGACGGCAGCGCTCGCCGCGCGCGCTGCCGCCGACCCGGGTGACGGCGGCGGCCGGGTCGCCGCGCGAGACGACCGACGAGATGGCGGTCGCGCAGGGCAAGCTCTGCCTCGGCTTTCGAACGGGCGGCGTGAGCTTCGGCTCTGAGGACTATCCGGCGCTCGTGATGTTCAGCGGCATCTACGGCGCGACGCCGGTGTCCAAGCTCTTTATGAATGTGCGCGAGAAGCTCTCGCTGTGTTACTACTGCTCCTCGCTGCTGGAAAAACACAAGGGCCTGATGCTGGTGAACTCCGGCGTCGAGGTTGAGAATGCGGGCCGTGCCCGCGAGGAGATTCTCGCCCAGCTCGACGCCGTGCGCCGGGGCGACTTCACCGAGGAGGAGTTCGCCGCGGCCCGCAAGGCCATGGAGAACACCTACCGCTCATCGGCCGACTTCCCGCACACGCTTGCCGACTGGTATCTCGGCTGCGTGCTGGCGGGCTGCGAGATGAGCCTTGACGACGCGGCTGCCGCGCTGGGAAGAGTCACAAGGGATGACGTCATCCGCGTGGCGCAGAGCGTCACACTCGACACGATTTACTTCCTCAGGGGAACTTCAAAGGAGGTGGGCTGA